In Theropithecus gelada isolate Dixy chromosome 13, Tgel_1.0, whole genome shotgun sequence, one DNA window encodes the following:
- the ATRAID gene encoding LOW QUALITY PROTEIN: all-trans retinoic acid-induced differentiation factor (The sequence of the model RefSeq protein was modified relative to this genomic sequence to represent the inferred CDS: inserted 1 base in 1 codon) — MKTSAELREQEKPPASPRANXPGRLGHARGRGPDALRGGAAGPGRVSTGELRERKMAPHGPGSLTTLVRWAAGLLLALGVERALALPEICTQCPGSVQNLSKVALYCKTTRELMLHARCCLNQKGTILGLDLQNCSLEDPGPNFHQAYTTVIIDLQANPLKGDLANTFHGFTQLQTLILPQDVNCPGGINAWNTITSYIDNQICQGQKNLCNNTGDPEMCPENGSCVPDGPGLLQCVCADGFHGYKCMRQGSFSLLMFFGILGSTTLSISILLWGTQRRKAKTS, encoded by the exons CAGCGCAGAGCTCCGCGAGCAGGAGAAACCCCCAGCCAGCCCCAGGGCGA GGCCGGGTCGCTTAGGCCACGCCCGGGGAAGAGGGCCTGACGCGCTGCGGGGCGGGGCCGCGGGGCCGGGTCGCGTGAGCACCGGAGAACTAAGGGAGCGGAAAATGGCGCCTCACGGCCCGGGTAGTCTTACGACCCTGGTACGCTGGGCTGCCGGCCTGCTCCTCGCTCTGGGCGTGGAAAGGGCTCTGGCGCTACCCGAG ATATGCACTCAATGTCCAGGGAGTGTGCAAAATTTGTCAAAAGTGGCCCTTTATTGTAAAACGACACGAGAACTAATGCTGCATGCCCGTTGCTGCCTGAATCAGAAGGGCACCATCTTGGG GCTGGATCTCCAGAACTGTTCTCTGGAGGACCCTGGTCCAAACTTTCATCAGGCATATACCACTGTCATCAT AGACCTGCAAGCAAACCCCCTCAAAGGTGACTTGGCCAACACTTTCCATGGCTTTACTCAGCTCCAGACTCT GATACTGCCACAAGATGTCAACTGTCCTGGAGGAATTAATGCCTGGAATACTATCACCTCTTATATAGACAACCAAATCTGTCAAGGGCAAAAGAACCTTTGCAATAACACTGGGGACCCAG AAATGTGTCCTGAGAATGGATCTTGTGTACCTGATGGTCCAGGTCTTTTGCAGTGTGTTTGTGCTGATGGTTTCCACGGATACAAGTGTATGCGCCAG GGCTCGTTCTCACTGCTTATGTTCTTTGGGATTCTGGGATCCACCACTCTATCCATCTCCATTCTGCTTTGGGGGACCCAACGCCGAAAAGCCAAGACTTCATGA